One genomic region from Electrophorus electricus isolate fEleEle1 chromosome 23, fEleEle1.pri, whole genome shotgun sequence encodes:
- the comta gene encoding LOW QUALITY PROTEIN: catechol O-methyltransferase A (The sequence of the model RefSeq protein was modified relative to this genomic sequence to represent the inferred CDS: substituted 1 base at 1 genomic stop codon), translating to MQWTVLALCTGSATGLYVLYSWLLPALQSNAWWALFWNDNIVERLRDTLTQSTXPQRLLNTVQHKATHGDPESVISDIDHFCKHSEQAMNVGDEKGSILDLVLSEVYPSTALELGTHCGYSGVRIVHLLRPGTRLITVELNPAYASIAQQVIAHAGLQDKITLEVGSSSDLIPKMKDHFGITLNLVFLDHWQDRYLPDIKLLENCGLLREGSVLLADGITCPGTPDYLDCVRNSPHYESHYHQSHLEYTRAEDGLEKSVFLR from the exons atgcagtgGACTGTGCTGGCCCTGTGCACTGGTTCAGCAACTGGCCTGTACGTCCTGTATTCCTGGCTACTTCCAGCTTTGCAGAGCAATGCCTGGTGGGCACTCTTTTGGAATGACAACATCGTTGAGCGACTAAGGGACACGCTCACCCAATCCACGTGACCTCAA CGACTGCTGAACACAGTGCAGCATAAGGCCACTCACGGAGATCCCGAGAGTGTCATCTCCGACATCGACCACTTCTGCAAGCACTCCGAACAGGCCATGAATGTGGGAGATGAGAAAG GCTCCATTTTGGATTTGGTGCTAAGCGAGGTGTACCCCAGCACGGCTCTGGAGCTTGGCACGCACTGCGGCTACTCCGGAGTAAGGATCGTCCACCTGCTGCGCCCTGGCACCAGGCTCATTACTGTTGAGCTGAACCCAGCTTATGCCAGCATCGCCCAGCAGGTCATAGCCCATGCTGGGCTGCAAGAcaag ATCACCCTAGAAGTGGGTTCTTCGAGTGACCTGATCCCCAAAATGAAAGACCACTTCGGCATCACATTAAATTTAGTCTTTTTGGACCACTGGCAAGACCGTTACCTTCCTGATATCAAGTTGCTTGAG AACTGTGGCCTGCTCAGGGAGGGCTCCGTCCTGCTGGCAGACGGCATCACCTGCCCTGGGACACCGGATTACCTGGACTGCGTGAGGAACAGCCCTCATTACGAGAGCCACTACCATCAGTCCCACCTAGAGTACACCAGAGCGGAGGACGGGCTGGAGAAATCAGTCTTCCTCAGATAA
- the abt1 gene encoding activator of basal transcription 1, with amino-acid sequence MAGKGESHAKVDEDKKYVEDKELNLPEKGDACEQEEVGNVSNDSEDGEHMGDSGSDRKTKGKKCVPGIVYLGHIPPRMRPKHVRNMLGAYGEIGRIFLQSEDRSIRRKKRKAGSRGSSFVEGWVEFRDKRIAKRVALSLHNTPIANRKRSHFNSDLWSIKYLHRFQWCHLSERLAYEQTVYHQRMRTEISQAKRETNFYLASVEKSQTLDRLRKKKERMGEGHEQKTWDFTQRRTEDEIRLERMKRSGLSKKNLQRAQEKTKAIQEKAQSNTGLLAKIFSNGRAQD; translated from the exons atGGCGGGTAAAGGAGAGAGTCATGCCAAAGTGGATGAAGACAAAAAATATGTTGAAGATAAGGAGCTGAACTTGCCTGAAAAGGGCGATGCATGTGAGCAGGAGGAAGTGGGAAATGTGAGCAACGACTCCGAAGATGGGGAGCACATGGGTGATTCTGGCAGCGACAGGAAAACCAAAGGCAAGAAGTGTGTCCCTGGCATAGTGTACCTGGGGCACATCCCCCCGAGGATGAGGCCCAAGCATGTGCGCAACATGCTGGGTGCGTACGGCGAGATCGGGAGGATCTTCCTCCAGTCAGAAG ACCGCTCCAttaggaggaagaagaggaaagcGGGTAGCCGTGGGTCGAGCTTCGTCGAGGGCTGGGTGGAGTTCAGGGACAAGCGCATCGCTAAGAGAGTGGCACTAAGTCTCCATAACACGCCCATAGCCAACCGCAAGAGGAGCCACTTTAACAGTGACCTTTGGTCCATAAAG TACTTGCACAGGTTCCAGTGGTGCCACCTAAGCGAGAGGCTGGCGTACGAGCAGACGGTCTATCACCAACGCATGAGGACAGAGATCTCGCAGGCCAAGCGTGAGACCAACTTCTACCTGGCCAGCGTGGAGAAGAGCCAAACCCTGGACAGGCtgaggaagaagaaggagaggatGGGTGAAGGCCACGAGCAGAAGACCTGGGACTTCACGCAGCGCCGCACAGAAGATGAGATCAGGCTGGAGCGCATGAAGAGGAGTGGCCTGTCCAAGAAGAACCTGCAGAGAGCTCAGGAGAAGACCAAAGCCATACAGGAGAAAGCTCAGTCCAACACTGGCTTGCTGGCCAAGATCTTTAGCAATGGGAGAGCCCAGGACTGA